One Anaerobaca lacustris DNA window includes the following coding sequences:
- a CDS encoding Sb-PDE family phosphodiesterase encodes MRRILRSRLMVAGILVVLLMVGTLGAQTRREIQFPDILGYKTLKCDLHMHTVFSDGLVWPTVRVDEAWREGLDVISITDHIEYQPHKADVPTNHNRPYEIALARAKERGILLIRGTEITRDTPPGHFNALFLDDVNPLDTPDLLDCMAAAAKQGAFIFWNHPGWKPDRKGWFDIHTTLYEKKYMHGIEVVNGRSYYPEAHEWALEKNLTFMGTSDIHAPSMLEQSSPEKHRSMTLVFARGKTLAALKEALVAGRTLVWYEGQLIGRKEYLDAMFDAATTIADIDYSQDNTVRFRLTNHCDVALELERTGKLGPKSVSVPPHASTLIRAKVPAGSESHRFEYAVSNFLVAPAKGLPVSLEIPPQITIEIGVETEN; translated from the coding sequence ATGAGACGGATTCTGCGATCCAGGCTGATGGTAGCCGGCATTCTGGTCGTCCTGCTGATGGTGGGCACGCTGGGGGCACAGACCCGACGGGAGATTCAATTCCCGGATATACTGGGATACAAGACCCTGAAATGTGATCTGCACATGCACACGGTGTTTTCCGACGGCCTGGTCTGGCCCACCGTCCGCGTGGACGAGGCGTGGCGGGAGGGTCTGGACGTCATCTCGATCACGGATCATATCGAGTACCAGCCGCACAAGGCGGATGTTCCCACGAACCACAATCGGCCCTATGAGATCGCTTTGGCGAGGGCGAAGGAACGCGGGATTCTGCTGATCCGGGGCACCGAGATTACACGGGATACCCCGCCCGGACACTTCAACGCGCTCTTCCTCGACGACGTCAATCCGCTCGACACGCCGGACCTCCTCGACTGCATGGCGGCCGCAGCAAAGCAGGGAGCGTTCATCTTCTGGAACCATCCCGGCTGGAAGCCGGACCGCAAGGGCTGGTTCGATATCCACACCACGCTCTATGAGAAGAAGTACATGCACGGGATCGAGGTCGTCAACGGACGCAGCTACTATCCCGAGGCCCACGAATGGGCGCTGGAAAAGAACCTGACGTTTATGGGAACCTCCGACATCCACGCGCCTTCGATGCTCGAGCAAAGCAGCCCGGAGAAGCATCGCTCGATGACGCTGGTGTTCGCGCGGGGCAAGACGCTTGCCGCCCTGAAGGAGGCCCTGGTGGCCGGGCGCACCCTGGTCTGGTACGAGGGCCAGCTCATCGGTCGCAAGGAGTACCTCGATGCCATGTTCGATGCCGCCACTACGATCGCCGACATCGACTACAGCCAGGATAACACCGTGCGATTTCGTCTGACGAACCATTGCGACGTTGCCCTCGAACTGGAGCGGACGGGGAAACTGGGGCCGAAGTCCGTCAGTGTGCCGCCCCATGCGAGCACGCTGATCCGGGCGAAGGTGCCGGCCGGCTCGGAATCGCATCGGTTCGAGTATGCGGTCAGCAATTTCCTCGTCGCCCCGGCGAAAGGCCTGCCGGTTAGTCTGGAAATC